The Neomonachus schauinslandi chromosome 4, ASM220157v2, whole genome shotgun sequence genome includes a region encoding these proteins:
- the AGMAT gene encoding agmatinase, mitochondrial codes for MDTADKALGEKLYHGTPFRRCVDEGLLDCKRVVQIGIRGSAMTLDPYRYSRSQGFRVVPAEDCWMKSLVPLMGEVRQQVGGRPIYISFDIDGLDPAYAPGTGTPETAGLTPSQALEIIRGCQGLNVVGCDLVEVSPPYDPFGNTALLAANLLFEMLCALPKVTVV; via the exons ATGGACACGGCTGACAAGGCCCTCGGAGAGAAGCTCTATCACGGGACGCCCTTCCGCCGCTGCGTGGACGAGGGTCTCCTGGACTGTAAGCGCGTGGTGCAGATCGGCATCCGGGGCTCCGCCATGACCTTGGATCCCTACAGATACAGCCGGAGCCAG GGCTTCCGGGTGGTCCCGGCTGAAGACTGCTGGATGAAGTCCCTGGTTCCTCTGATGGGGGAGGTGAGGCAGCAGGTGGGCGGCAGACCCATTTATATCAGCTTTGACATCGACGGCTTGGATCCTGCCTATGCCCCAGGGACAGGCACCCCTGAAACTGCCGGGCTCACCCCTAGTCAG GCGCTGGAAATCATCCGGGGTTGTCAAGGCCTGAACGTGGTGGGTTGTGATCTTGTGGAAGTTTCGCCGCCCTACGATCCTTTTG GAAACACGGCCCTTCTGGCGGCTAACCTGCTGTTTGAGATGCTGTGTGCTCTCCCCAAAGTGACGGTCGTCTGA